A genomic segment from Roseibium algicola encodes:
- a CDS encoding FadR/GntR family transcriptional regulator produces the protein MKLNLDNTAELPVFRQLALALQRKILSGELQPGERMPAETALASENGIHRSTVREAIRSLEQQGLLYREEGKRKLFVSRPDTEELSRRLVTPMVMNGVTFEEIWEAIRALDPVAAEAAANRRDVDNLAALEDNIIKTKAAMNDPDALVKLDIEFHELIALAANNRVIQSLRLPISDLFYPSFQTVMTSLNASERLLTAHEKILKAIKWGDAAEAKEWMIKHLNDFRKGYELASLDITGPAVLPKAQDD, from the coding sequence ATGAAACTAAACCTAGACAATACCGCCGAATTGCCTGTTTTTCGGCAACTCGCCTTGGCCTTGCAACGGAAGATCCTGTCTGGCGAATTACAGCCTGGAGAGCGCATGCCCGCCGAAACTGCGCTGGCTAGCGAGAACGGCATCCATCGCTCGACCGTCCGTGAGGCGATCCGCTCACTGGAACAACAGGGGTTGCTTTACCGCGAAGAGGGCAAGCGCAAGCTGTTTGTGTCACGTCCCGATACCGAAGAGCTCTCGCGCCGGTTAGTCACGCCGATGGTGATGAACGGAGTGACATTCGAAGAGATCTGGGAAGCGATCCGCGCGCTCGATCCCGTGGCAGCCGAGGCCGCGGCGAATCGGCGCGATGTCGATAATCTTGCTGCACTTGAGGATAACATCATCAAGACCAAAGCGGCAATGAATGACCCAGACGCACTGGTGAAGCTAGATATCGAGTTCCACGAACTGATTGCGCTGGCCGCCAACAACCGGGTGATCCAGTCGCTCAGACTGCCGATCAGCGACCTTTTTTATCCGTCGTTTCAAACGGTGATGACCAGCCTAAATGCCAGCGAACGACTGCTGACCGCGCATGAGAAAATTCTGAAGGCGATCAAGTGGGGCGACGCGGCAGAGGCCAAGGAGTGGATGATCAAACACCTCAACGACTTCCGTAAGGGCTATGAGCTGGCCAGCCTCGATATCACCGGACCGGCCGTGCTTCCCAAGGCGCAGGACGATTAA
- a CDS encoding branched-chain amino acid ABC transporter permease, producing MTTESTDITQALRASRKASVPLARLGYGTAALALLAATGVLEGYELFLASSILSYAIAAMGLNVLMGYNGQISLGHGAFFAIGAYTASICIDHFGVPFAWTPVIAGTVGMVAGWLIGKPALRLEGVYLALATFGLAIATPTVLRSDLFSEWTGGVQGIFLQINPAPDWTSLDLDQSIYLAVVGYFVLFSFLTLRLVRGLNGKAWIATRDNPIAARAMGFDITRAKTRAFVFSVLACSVGGALQAVAVQFVAPDSFPFFLSISLFTAVVVGGLCSPLIGPLLGAVFIVLVPNMTEEIWQGGSWAVYGGVIIAIMAIQPRGLAGMLGWTWNKLATHTND from the coding sequence ATGACCACGGAGAGCACAGACATTACTCAAGCCTTGAGAGCCTCCCGGAAGGCGTCGGTTCCATTGGCGCGGCTTGGATATGGAACCGCCGCGCTGGCCCTACTGGCCGCGACCGGGGTGCTGGAAGGTTACGAGCTGTTCCTCGCCTCCTCGATCCTGTCTTATGCCATCGCTGCGATGGGGCTGAACGTGCTGATGGGCTACAATGGTCAGATTTCACTGGGCCATGGAGCCTTCTTTGCGATCGGAGCCTATACTGCATCGATTTGCATCGATCATTTTGGGGTACCTTTCGCATGGACGCCGGTGATTGCAGGTACCGTCGGCATGGTGGCAGGGTGGTTGATTGGCAAGCCCGCGTTGAGGTTGGAAGGGGTCTACTTGGCGCTTGCGACCTTCGGGCTGGCGATCGCCACGCCGACAGTCCTGCGATCGGATCTTTTTTCGGAATGGACGGGTGGCGTTCAGGGGATCTTCCTGCAGATCAACCCCGCCCCCGACTGGACCAGCCTGGACCTAGACCAGTCGATCTATCTCGCCGTGGTGGGCTATTTTGTGCTCTTTTCCTTCCTAACACTTCGATTGGTGCGCGGACTGAACGGCAAGGCGTGGATCGCCACGCGTGACAACCCGATTGCGGCCCGCGCTATGGGCTTCGACATCACCCGCGCCAAGACCCGCGCATTCGTCTTCTCGGTGCTGGCCTGCTCAGTCGGCGGCGCGCTTCAGGCGGTGGCGGTGCAATTCGTAGCGCCTGACAGCTTTCCTTTCTTTCTGTCAATTTCGCTCTTCACTGCGGTCGTCGTGGGTGGGCTGTGCTCGCCTCTGATCGGTCCGCTTCTCGGTGCGGTCTTTATCGTCCTGGTTCCCAATATGACCGAGGAAATCTGGCAGGGCGGAAGCTGGGCTGTCTACGGCGGCGTGATCATCGCGATCATGGCGATCCAGCCCCGCGGGCTGGCCGGAATGCTCGGCTGGACCTGGAACAAACTTGCAACTCATACGAACGACTAA
- a CDS encoding AraC family transcriptional regulator: MSKLDAPIAEIFMEEAFACARSVALDVAPIARRIAPDGQMTLARYGELWFALAQEMQDEMLGMTTHPMRPGSFALMCHAIRSAPSLEKASERALWALNLMIGAPRGELILRNGQARISFTDDGPPASAFAYRTLLIVLLGPICWLARRRLPLIQVAFRCVTPEGAEAYSRLFGTQVQFGAATTQVVIDAAHFALPINRSEAALKRYLKQAPGNLLVGYRGMDDTIGQIRALLTRQPPRDWPNFDSVARQFRMSPSTLRRQFKDQGQSYRGLKSELRVARAKHLLAETDTSVAEVADLLGYAEPSAFFRAFQSWVATSPAQYRASIRSNASLLD; the protein is encoded by the coding sequence ATGTCCAAACTCGACGCCCCGATCGCTGAGATCTTTATGGAAGAGGCTTTTGCGTGCGCCCGCAGCGTTGCCCTCGACGTCGCGCCTATCGCGCGCCGGATCGCCCCTGACGGGCAGATGACGCTGGCACGATACGGAGAACTCTGGTTCGCCCTCGCGCAGGAAATGCAGGACGAAATGCTGGGCATGACCACACATCCGATGCGGCCGGGAAGCTTTGCCTTGATGTGCCACGCGATCCGTAGTGCGCCCAGCTTGGAAAAGGCTTCGGAGCGCGCGCTTTGGGCGCTGAACCTGATGATAGGCGCGCCGAGGGGGGAGCTGATTTTGCGCAACGGGCAGGCTCGTATCAGCTTTACCGATGACGGACCTCCCGCCTCGGCTTTTGCTTATCGCACGCTGCTGATTGTCCTGCTGGGGCCGATTTGCTGGCTGGCGCGGCGGCGTCTACCGTTGATACAGGTAGCCTTCCGCTGCGTCACGCCCGAGGGGGCAGAGGCCTATTCGCGGCTATTCGGAACCCAGGTACAGTTCGGCGCGGCCACCACTCAGGTGGTGATCGACGCTGCGCATTTCGCTTTGCCCATCAATCGCAGTGAAGCGGCGTTGAAACGGTATCTGAAGCAGGCTCCCGGCAACCTGCTGGTCGGCTATCGCGGCATGGATGACACGATTGGCCAAATCCGGGCCTTATTGACCCGGCAGCCACCTCGGGACTGGCCGAATTTCGACAGTGTCGCGCGACAGTTCCGCATGTCACCCAGCACCTTACGGCGGCAATTCAAGGATCAGGGACAGAGTTATCGAGGGCTCAAGTCCGAGCTGCGAGTTGCCCGTGCCAAACATCTGCTGGCCGAGACCGACACGTCAGTCGCGGAGGTCGCCGACCTTCTGGGATATGCCGAACCGAGCGCCTTTTTTCGAGCTTTTCAGAGCTGGGTGGCCACCTCCCCGGCGCAGTATCGGGCATCGATCCGGAGCAATGCATCTTTGCTGGACTAA
- a CDS encoding iron-containing alcohol dehydrogenase has product MPMPRIELTPMKAVVHGGPAATALAEEAERLDARRVFIIASGTLCRETDEVDKLTAALGNRSAGIFDRMRAHVPRSDVIAATEVAREVGADLIVTIGGGSPTDGAKAVALCLANDIRDAKSIDQLCGDVEIAAPTVPQISIPTTLSAGEFSAITGVTNEASGTKDILRHTSLMPHVVILDAKVARHTPEWLLLSTGVRAIDHCVEGICSQDANPFGDAQALHGLRLLAGGLRRVKANAADQQARQDCLLGAWLSMGPLTSGVPMGASHGIGYVLGAKYGVPHGHTSCLILPAVMKWNISVNEGRQALVAEALGDVAAPAADLLHSLIEGLGQPRGLFANGISRDAFPEIAEAALHTLWVPKNPRPINGAEDVLQILELAA; this is encoded by the coding sequence ATGCCAATGCCCCGGATAGAGCTTACCCCGATGAAAGCCGTGGTTCACGGCGGCCCTGCCGCGACGGCGCTTGCGGAAGAAGCGGAACGGCTGGACGCGCGTCGTGTCTTTATCATCGCCAGCGGCACACTCTGCCGCGAAACCGATGAGGTTGACAAGCTAACCGCCGCCTTGGGCAATCGCAGTGCCGGGATTTTTGACCGGATGCGCGCGCATGTGCCGCGTAGCGACGTCATTGCAGCAACTGAAGTGGCGCGAGAGGTTGGAGCTGATCTTATCGTGACCATCGGCGGGGGGTCACCTACAGACGGGGCCAAGGCGGTGGCGCTTTGTCTCGCCAACGACATTCGGGATGCTAAAAGCATCGACCAACTTTGTGGCGACGTTGAGATTGCCGCACCGACTGTTCCGCAAATCTCCATTCCCACCACGCTCTCTGCTGGCGAGTTCAGCGCCATCACCGGTGTCACCAACGAGGCGAGCGGTACCAAAGACATTTTGCGTCATACGAGCCTTATGCCTCATGTCGTGATATTGGATGCCAAGGTTGCGCGGCACACGCCGGAATGGCTGTTATTGTCAACAGGAGTGCGCGCCATCGACCACTGTGTCGAGGGCATCTGCTCGCAAGACGCCAACCCCTTTGGGGACGCCCAAGCGCTGCACGGGTTGCGGTTGCTGGCGGGTGGTTTGCGCAGGGTCAAGGCCAATGCCGCAGACCAGCAGGCGCGTCAGGATTGTTTGCTTGGTGCTTGGTTGTCGATGGGGCCGCTCACCAGCGGTGTGCCAATGGGGGCGAGCCACGGGATCGGATACGTGCTGGGTGCGAAATACGGTGTGCCGCATGGTCATACCTCATGCTTGATTCTGCCTGCGGTGATGAAATGGAATATATCGGTAAATGAGGGCCGTCAGGCGCTGGTGGCTGAGGCCCTGGGCGATGTGGCAGCGCCCGCCGCAGACCTTCTTCACAGTTTGATTGAAGGATTGGGGCAGCCACGTGGCTTGTTCGCGAATGGGATTTCCCGTGACGCCTTTCCTGAAATCGCCGAGGCCGCGCTACACACCCTCTGGGTGCCGAAGAACCCGCGCCCGATCAACGGCGCGGAAGACGTCCTGCAGATCCTCGAACTAGCGGCCTAA
- a CDS encoding ABC transporter substrate-binding protein translates to MAADYDRGASDAEIKFGIIVPLSGPLSAYGTAGTCIAAYFDMVNDRGGINGRRVTVSVQDDGYNPAKTVDQARRLVEREGVLFVAGNLGTPTNSAIHRYMNQRKVPHLFLNTGASKWDDPDNFPWTMAFTPSYAAEGRIYARYIKENMPDAKIGILYQNDDFGRDYMDAFIDQLEDESLIVSSVSYDTSAATVDSQMSTLKDSGADVFFNIASPKFAAQAIRRAGEIGWKPTQFLVSVSNAKSAVLDPAGLDHSTDIISTQYLKEPTNPAYAEDADVQAWQEFKANYFPKASEGNWWDWSCYSTAYTIEHVLKEAGEELTRENLMKVASNLDGFEAPMLLPGITVNTAADDFAPIEAMSLMKFDGENWGLFGDVIAVD, encoded by the coding sequence ATGGCTGCAGACTATGACCGAGGAGCGTCCGACGCCGAGATTAAGTTCGGCATTATCGTGCCGCTCAGCGGTCCGCTCTCGGCCTATGGCACCGCCGGTACCTGCATTGCGGCCTATTTTGACATGGTGAACGACAGAGGCGGAATCAATGGCCGTAGGGTTACTGTCTCTGTACAGGATGACGGCTACAATCCAGCTAAGACGGTTGACCAGGCACGTCGCCTTGTCGAACGCGAAGGTGTGCTTTTTGTTGCAGGGAACCTTGGCACACCTACCAATTCCGCGATCCACCGCTACATGAATCAGCGCAAGGTGCCGCACCTCTTCCTAAACACAGGAGCATCAAAGTGGGACGATCCTGATAACTTTCCCTGGACCATGGCCTTTACCCCTAGTTACGCAGCTGAGGGTCGGATCTATGCTAGGTACATCAAGGAAAACATGCCCGACGCCAAAATTGGTATTCTCTATCAAAATGACGATTTCGGCCGCGACTATATGGATGCTTTCATCGACCAGTTGGAAGATGAAAGCTTGATCGTTTCGTCAGTGAGCTACGACACCTCCGCCGCCACGGTCGACAGCCAAATGTCGACACTGAAAGATAGCGGCGCAGACGTGTTCTTTAACATAGCTTCCCCGAAGTTCGCCGCACAGGCCATCCGCCGCGCGGGTGAGATTGGGTGGAAACCGACACAATTTCTCGTCTCGGTTTCCAATGCCAAATCTGCGGTGCTGGACCCTGCGGGGCTGGATCATTCGACCGACATCATCTCGACTCAGTATCTGAAAGAGCCGACCAACCCGGCCTATGCCGAGGATGCGGACGTACAGGCTTGGCAGGAATTTAAGGCCAACTATTTCCCCAAGGCGTCAGAGGGCAACTGGTGGGATTGGTCATGCTATTCCACGGCCTACACGATTGAACATGTTCTGAAGGAAGCGGGTGAAGAACTTACGCGCGAGAACCTGATGAAGGTGGCATCCAACCTTGACGGGTTCGAAGCGCCGATGTTGCTTCCCGGCATCACAGTGAACACCGCAGCGGATGATTTTGCACCGATCGAAGCGATGTCGTTGATGAAATTCGACGGCGAAAACTGGGGATTGTTCGGCGATGTAATCGCTGTCGATTAA